The Mustelus asterias chromosome 1, sMusAst1.hap1.1, whole genome shotgun sequence genomic interval ATGTAGAGGAATTTTTCCTCGAACAGATTGCTAACCTGTCGCCAGTGGCTTGTAGCTTGAGGGGCCTCCACTCCAcgtcaaacatggctgaccaggagtctctcgcACTCTTACTGgctgccattggcatgttggaaggatttttcaggttgacactcaatcggttggccacattatgaatgcatctcccttggccatcaagtcctggaggggGACGTGAAGCTGGAGCCTTGGCTCAGGGGCAGGAATGCTTCCTGCTGCGCCACATGACCTCTGATCCAATACATTTACATTACCATTATGTAACCCCTTGACATTACAAGAATAATTTAGATGTTGTTTTTGCCTTTGTGTCACTTTAATGAGTTGTTCTATCCCTCTTTAAAGCTCTGCACACTCCACAGTTTGAAGATTAAAATATTTCTCAAAGGCTTTTAATATCCCAACGAACTTAGTTGAGGATTCATCAATGAATTGTATTAGGATTACTTCATTCTCAAATTCACCAAACAAGTATAAAAATGTATTAACCTGAATTTCCCCAGATTTCCTATTCAGGCCAGGTGTACTCTGCTAACATTAAAATGTTCTCCATGAAGATGTCCAAATTGCATCTGGTTGGCCCTTGCATTGGTTTAAATTGGTCTGGTAATGTGGATTTGTTGTTTAAAAGATTTCTATGGGTACAATAATAAATGCTGTACAGCTTTCAAAGATGCTACCACAATAACCACTTTGCTTAAAGAGCTTCTTGAGCTTGTCAGGTTTTGGCAGATCCCTGCTGTGATGGTGGGCTCACGCTGTGATGGTGGGCTCGCGCTGTGATGGTGGGCTCGCGCTGtgatggagtccttgattacgctggctgctttgccgaggcagtgggatgtgtagacagagtcaatggatgggaggctggtttgcgtgatggattgggctacattcatgatcttttgtagttccttgtagtcttgagcagagcaggagccataccaagctgtgatacaaccagaaggaatgctttctatgatgcatctgtaaaggttggtgagagtcgtagttgatatgccaaatttccttagtcttctgagaaagtagaggcattggtgggctttcttaactatagtgtcagcattgggggaccaggacaggttgttggtgatctggactcctaaaaacttgaagctctcaaccctttctacttcgtccccattgatgtagacaggggcatgttctccattatgcttcctgaagtcgatgactatctccttcgttttgttgacttgaaggagagattattgtcgccgtaccagttcaccagattctctatctcattcctgtactctgtctcatcattgtttgagatccaacccactataatCTTCCAGCTTTTGAAGTTCTGCTGTAACTTCTCTTGAGTTTCTGGGTTTTACCCAAGAGCTGCCACCATGTCGTAACATGTTGGTTGTAGTTTAGTCGGTCTTTTAAAGATATGCACAGTCTTAAGTAGTTCAACAGCCATTTTTTATTAATTATTTGAAACTATATACATTGGTATAGTAAAGGTCCAAACTAGGAGCTGTCTCCTGTTTCTACACATAGCTCTGTCCAACACGACACTGACTCCTAGGTGTGGATCTTGTGTTCACTTACATTACTATGTAgttggtactgtactcagtcccactgtTAATTctttatgtgccagacccttatactacaataTCAAACTTGGAAGTGTGGCAAAGAGGGAGGATAATAACAACTGATTGCAATAGGACATAGATGGGTTAGTCGAATGGGCAGACAAAATTGAAAAGTGTGAAGTCATGTTGTTGACAgaatgatagagagagaataTACATACTTAATGGCATAGTTCTAAAGAGTGTGCAGGGATGGGGGAATCGGGGGTTCATAACCATAGGCcttagaaggtggcaggacatattgagagagcaGTTAGTAAAGCTGAAACTTTATAAAATGCTAATTAGGCCTCAGCTTGAGTTTTgtatccagttttggtcaccacaccatAGGAAGAATATGAGGgtccttgtgtggagtttgtacattctcctcgtgtctgcgtgggtttcctccgggtgctctggtttcctcccacagtccaaagacgtgcaggttaggttgattggtcatgctaaaattgccccttagtgtcctgagatgcgtagattagagagattagcgggtaaatatgtggggatatgggggtagggtctgggtgggattgtggttggtgcagactcgatgggccagatggcctctttctgcactgtagggtttctaagcttTCTAAGCTTTCTTGAAAGGCTGCAGATTAGATTTGTCAAAATGGTTCTGCAGTAAGGGAGTTTAGCTCGAATGTTAGGTTGGTGAAGCTCTCCTTGGAGTAAAGAAGGTTGAGgaaagatctgatagaggtgtacaagattacgacAGTTTTAGACAAAGAAAATCTGTTCCCATCAGCTGATGGTGCAAGgactaggggacacagatttaaggtttagaCCAAAGATCCAGGGGGATGTGAGAGAGAACTTTTTTATGGAGTAAGTGGTAacaacctggaacttgctgcctacgaatgtggtggaagtggagatgacaaatgatttcaaaaggatttTGAATACTCACTTTCATGGCTACAGGGctagagcacaggaatgagactgACTGGGTTGTtcgacagagagctggcatggacgtgtaagcggacacaaaatttctgtgattccttagataaatatttctcagaataaaatcaaataaatgaaacaggacaaagcagcacccaggcacaaagtgtgaacagacaagcaggtcttttaaaacgcagaaacaaggctgacaaaaggactcaggaactcacattagcatttaattaaattggctccaaggatatcaggaagcccttatcaaacacttcagaaggtctctgagacctggaagacttcctgatatccaattaaacacctattgtataagaaactctggagatctcagacaattatcacctccctagactgggcaatcaccagacttaacacatcaactccgcacctaaaaacccattaaacaggatgaccatatcagaacaccataaacaaaccatttacacatcaaccacagaatggtcaaagtcaaatactgtaaacaaaacattaacatttgaatcatacaaagtgtcaaagttcgagtataaatgtagcccattgcggcaggccttcagagtgctttcgggacagtgctgtttgtatgtcctgattgcacctccatcgacgttaataaagctgtaccgctgttgaacctgactctgagtccgaagtggtcgtgttcgcccactcgcgctaacagacgcaatggactgaatggcctctttctgtgtcttAATGGGCCACATGTTCAATTGCTGACAGGATCAAGATTGGGAGTAGGTATGATTTAACATCTGGAGAGCATTTCTGGATTCCGGTGACTCCAGGAACAATTTCAATTTTCAAAGTGagcggtggggaggtggtggttgcgggggcggggggagggggggggagcggtggtggATGGGCGGGTTGGGCGGAGGGGGATGCAGGGGATGGGGAAGCGACTCATTCTAATTAATGGCCTATTAAGCTTCTTTACAGAATTGTCAATGAGCTGGAGAGATCAAGATTGCAATTTTCAATGTAGAATTCAGCAAATTCAGACAGACTGGTGCATATTAGTGCACACGTGTTATCAATGTGGGATGAACTGAAAGTTTGTTTGTAATTAATGATAAGTTTCAGGACATGGAGCATCTTTCACTGAATTGTGAGCATCACCTTTACCTTGGCCACATGGTCACTTTTGCTTCTATTCGTGCTGCTGGCTATCTGACGAGCTGCCTGCTCCCCTTCGCAAAGCAGCATCTTTGCTGCCATTTGCGTTTGCTGCTCACACTCTGTAGGTAGCTCTCATCTCCTGGAAACAATCTGTGCCATGAGTTGGCCTCACAGCTTGAATATTGCttcaaaaagagacatgttgctgaagcttaccaagaataccaaatttcaaaccatcacaATAGTTTATACTGCAGGAAAAAAAGTGTTGATTAAttggcaagtcgactctgattggtggaggtgttgccatggagaaagcaataggGAACACTTGGTTCCCCAAACTCCCAGGCAATTCAAAATCAGCACAGGCTTGAACATATTTTTTGCAGAGGATgggtccctgtgtatgaatgtatgtcacttcCAGCAAGTGTGAATGAGCCACATTGTGAGCTTGGCTGATTAACTTAAATTGGtcgttagtgtagctattagcacactcactattgttcagcaagtgctgcccatttGTCGAATCATGATGAACAGTAGActttttgggttttgcaagcatgggctggtttaGTACTGTTCATATGCTGCCCATTATGAAGAACTGAAGGAACATAAAGTTTGCTTCAATTAGCCAATCGCTAGGACATACAATACCTGCCCACAATTTTTATGATCACTTCTAATGGGCAGAGCTACTGGTAGGACAGTGCCCTCCTCTGTGGCATGTCTGCTCCTGGGTAAATTGCACCACCTTGTTCAAGAAGCGGCAAGGGACAATTAGAGGCTTTGAGGATGTGTGTCAGGGTAGATTAGCTCGGTGGTGTGTGGCAAATGACACACACTATGAAAGGTGAGGGGATTAATTATGAGGTTCCCAGCAGGGGCAGATACCGGCAGTGACAGCAGATGGAGGTTTGTAGTAAACTGCTGtaattggagggagagagggcaagcAGGGGTGGAAAGGAATGCCAGGGTGAGGAACGGTACAGAACATCATCAGAGAATCACATTGccggggatggaggtgggggaacGGTGGGAAGGGCTTTCAGGACATGCTCTACCTGCCACGTGTACAGTACTGCTTAAAGGCAGTGAACagctcccctttaagaggtgcaggatGCCTTTATATGGCGACATTTACGCCGGTTTTCGGCTTCCCATTAACAAGCAGCAGGACCAGCACTGGCAGCTCACCAATCTCTCTCAGATACTGTCGTGCAATAATTCCACAGCAGCCTCTCTCTGGCAATAATCAGACACACCATCTGATAGTAGAGGACGTTTTACACCCCCTTCCGGCGTTCACTGGAATTTCTCACCGGATTGAGATGTTTTAAATGGAAGTGAGTTGTTTTATTCAGAACCTCCTACTGCCAGTGGCATCGATTTCAAACTAAGCAGCAACTCATGTTTTTGGCAACTCTTTTAGTTTTTTTGGGGTCTTCATAATCTGACCAGTGAGTTTGATTGGTGCTCATAAATCCCAAACTATGGGCCCCTTGTCCTGAGTTTGGAGTCCTGCTTTCTTGTTTAAAAACGTAAATCAGCACATTAAATAAGTGTGTGGGATATCCCTGGCGAGTTCAGATCCCTGGGTtaacactgaaggaatgctgcagttTGACCATCTGCCAGACTTTCCGGGACTGGCGCATTTCCAGCCACGGGACTGGAAACTCTTCCCTGAGTATTTTTAGATTATTGGAGCTCACACAAACCAAAGGAGAAacttcaccttctcaagggcagctggaGTGGGGCAGGATGAGCCGCTGCTGCCAGCCATGCCCAGTGAGGGCACTCTCCAGAGACTCTGTCTTACTGacacattgtgatgtggagatgccggcgttggactggggtaaacacactaagaagtctaacaacaccaggttaaagtccaacagatttatttggtagcaaaagccactcttttgcttttgctaccaaataaacctgttggactttaacctggtgttgttagacttcttactgtgtttattgaCACATTCCCAGTTGAAGAGAAATCCTTATTGCCACAAGATTACAGCAGCGCCCACCTCAATGCCGCCCAATGTCACCCTGCGGGATGTCACCCAGCGGAGGCGCGCACAGGGCCGCGGGGCCGCGCAAACGTGTAGGTGGGAAGCGTGTTGCGATTGGCTGCCGGATGGGAGAGTGGGCGGGGACTGGGCGGGGTCAGTGGCCGtatccagcccccacccccgtccGGTTCCAGCCCATTCAACACAGCAGCAGCTCCACAACCGAGTTCCCAGCAACAGTCCAGCCAGGCAGACCCAGCTACTTGTAACCGGCTGTCACTCAGCGGTTAATGGTTCAAGCAATGGTTTTTTGTCTGTCTACAAAGGGCAGCCCGATGTGTCAAAAAGACCACTAGGCGCTGAAGGAACGGATCAGGTTCACCAATACTTTTTTTTTAGAAGGCTGTTTGAATTTTGTGCTTAAACCTTCCATTTGCTTAATGCAAGCAGAGCAAAATGCCGAGGCTCCAGGTTGCTCTGCATTGTCCTGAATTCAGGCACCTGAGTCTAGCTGGAGATTTGCCTTGGTAACAATGAGACTCTGGCTGCATTCCTGCAGACTGCAGCTTTAAAGAgcccagtcactcactcaccATCGTTTAGCTAATGGAGAGCATCGCTTAAACAAACAACTCGCTGAGCCAACTGAAGACCAAACTTTATTTGCACGAGGTAAAGGGCACTTGGGACTATTATGAAGCTCTACGTTCATGCTCAGAGGAGAACTTTTACAAATAAAAGAAGTCTCAATGAAACAATGCTGAGTCCAGCAGTTGCGCTGCAGTAAGTGGAGAGGATTGGCTTGGCCGGCTGGGCAGTTCAGGGAGTCAGGATGCTGGCTATGTTACCTTGCCTGGTACTGGGATTTTTCACCTGTAATGTTGGGGTTTGCAGTGCTCAGGGGGAGTTCTGCCATGGCTGGATTGACAATGCTGGGAAATGGCACGAAGGTTTCCATTGTCCTGAGGATTATGATACCGTGGACGCCACGACCTGTTGCGGCTCGTGTTCTCTACGCTATTGCTGTGCCGCTGCCGAAGCCAGGCTGGACCAGGGGATTTGTACCAACGACAGAGAGCAGCAAACCCCAAACTACTCGGCACGTAAGTATCACCCCGGGGGACTTCGAGCCGGGGCAGAGCTGGAGTCAGAATCCTTCCTGGGTTGACACTGTTGTAGTTTAGTCTTCAGGAATTACTGATGCTCGGTGGAATGTACTTCACAATATAAAGCCATCAGACGTGATTAAAACAACATGAATTCAGGGGAAACTCAGGGAGATAAGAAGCGTTAGTTATCTAAAGTTTTTATTTGACATCTGGCAGCAGAATTGACATTGGTGAGTGCAGCCCGTTTCCCaggacagtgtgttgggggggaaTGGGATTTTGGCCATCTCTTGGTCACCGGATTAATTCATTTTTAACCGCAGTAGCAGAAAGGCACACATCTAAGTGTAACTCTGGGACCTAGATTCGCTTTGGCATTTGTTGTCTGTTGTTCATTTTCCCAATTTATGACCGCTCCCGCTTGTGGCTCCCCGTTAACCTCACTCCGGTGAGTTTACTTTTGGTTgcattctgcttttttttccacattcagcattttttttcattttctgctTATGCAGTTCAGAAATTCTGCTTTGGTTTTTTTCAGGTTATTTTCAGTTATAACCTGTATTTATTTGTGAATATTATAGATGTTTAGGACGCTACAGATCGCCAGGAGCATCGCCCTGAACACACAGCGGCTTGTGCTGAAGTGAATATAAACTGGATTTATTTATAGTTTGTATATAAGGTCTCTATTGAGGCGCTTGGCTTCGGGGAAGGTTGCCCGCAGTATCTCGCCAGCGGGTGGGCATCATCAGAATACTCGATGCATTCGCTCTTGGATTCCCCCTGGAGTTAGATTTCCAGGGATAGGGAGAAGTGATGCCTGCAGTTATTTCTCAACAACTTTCTGCTGTATGTCAACTTCGAACTCACCCAAGTATTCTCGAGGTTAGAGTGGCGAGATCTCTGCAGTCAAATGCCACCTTGTCTTGGGAGTTTGATCCGTAGAAAACTCCAAAGAGTTTTTAATAGATTTTACTTAATTAATCCGTCAATTAAAATGTTGCCGTCCGCTTTTGAAAGGCAGTTAATGAAATATTTGTTTCAAAACTGACATTGAGGGGCTGCCGATCCATGCGAGACTTTGAAGAGGTTTGCACAAGGCTTCGGGTGTcacattgggggtggggggggggggggttaattgaTGGCAGATTGCATTACAGCAGGAGATGGACGGGTCATCGGAAAGGGATAATGTCCCTTTAAGTGGTGTGGTTAGGCAGAGATGTGAATTTTCAGTGAATCAGATGAGCATGAAATTGCATTAGCTGGATGTATAAAGGGGGAGAAAGGTAAGCCAGGCTAAACGAGTGTCTGTGACAGCTTCTGTATTGATAACCCCAGAGATCCAATCTCCTTTTTCATTCCTTCCTGCTATCAAATACAGCCACAATCCCCAGAACGTGACCCTGATGGATCTCCTGGGATCTCCGGCAGGGTTTCAAACTTTCTCAACTTTCCATTAGATTTACAGAGTTCCGCTCAGCCGGGCTGACTATCAGCAGAAACCTAATACCCGACACTAAGGGGTGGGATTAGTGTGGAGGAATTCACTCTCTGCGGAAAACGTTTAAACACGCAGGGTGAATTCTTGGTTTGGGAACGGACTAGTTCGTGGATACGGTCAAAATTCATAACTCATGTCCAACCTTGTAAGCTCAGCTGTAAAGGGCGCGGATACAGTGGGAAAGTACAGTGTGGCATTGAGCTCCCTTTGTCGGATCATAGACTCCGATCAACGCCGCATCTGGCTTAATTTTCAGTCTGAACTGGATGGATTTCCAAAGGATTACTTCTGGAATGAAATAGTGCGCCCAGCAACTGCCAGGGGTTGCGTCCAAATACTCAGGGAGAACGGAATAAAAGTGCAGAAACTGcacctttcttttttttttcaaaaaaggccAACTATCGCTTTGAAATCATTTGCAGACATATGGGTGTTTGCAATTAATTTTAAAGACTATGTCAAATGCATCCGTTGAAAGTTCGTTTAGCAGATCTGTTGCTGACGGCTAGTTTGGGATCTGTGAAGCTTTTTACACTGCGTGAACATTGCGACTGGAACTCTGCGTTTTGTGAGTATTTCGGAAGTATATTATAGGTTTTGAAGTGTACCATCTCGTAAAGGATTCTTCTGACTTCTCGCAATTATCAGATCCTTAGGCAGGAACTGGCTGAGGTTTCGCATCTTCGGCTTTTGTCGCTAACCTGCACTGGAATTGCATCTGTGGAAGAACATTTCTCAGAGGCTCGTTCAAATAATATCCATTCGTTAATAGAAAATTGCATTCTGAATTTCTGGCCAAAAAAACATTGCAATTTGCCGCGGGTACTATATTTTTACACCTTCTGGTACCAACAGATCTCCAGTGTAATCCGACCCGAGTAATATCCACAAACCTGTATTTGAAGcctatttcactttttaaaagctTTGCCATTTTCCTCGCGGAGCGTTGTTTCTAGAGAGCGTAACCATTTCAGGGCAGTATGTGACGGTATTAAATTATATTAAATCAATTCAATCATTTTCTAATTCTTTAGTTGAAACACTTTGAGTGAAACAGGTACAAACATCGCGCGGACAGCGTTGCGAAAACAATTATGTTTACAAGATGTAAAGGACAACAGTAGACTATCCAATGTATAAAATAAATATCAACTAATACTATTTCAACGCGATTTCATGTACAACAAAAGATTAAAAAAAGAGCACGTGTTGCAAACAGGCATAAATGAGTAagacaattaaaatttaaaataaggACAATTTACAAACCAGTGCTGATAGAATTTACTTGATTCGGGGGATTGACGCAACAGAAATTGAATCATTTTTATTTAGACTGAAGGATGCAAACCAGATGTAGAGAGTTTCGGCTCTCCCCGTTATCTCCACTTCCACCTGAAATGATGCACATGTCGCTGCCTGGGTTATTTTTTCAGGAGACATGGGCATTCTTTCTGGACATTGTAAGGAAACACTGCCCATGCCACTGTTCTCTGATACACGAGTTCCGAGATCTGTGTCAGTTTTCACGCCACCTAACTGATACTATCTATTTTGGTTAAATTGCCTTTACATGTTCAATGACACATCATCGGAAGTGTCAGTCTGGGTATTGGGTTACCTCTTGTAGATTCTACCTGCCACTTAAACTGAATATTCACCTGAAACTTGCCTGCTGTGTATTTGGGATCAACCTGTTTTTATTTCCGCTTCAGTATGCTTTGCGACCCACAAGTTTTTCAGTAAAATGAACCCCCCTGAAATTCAGGCGGAGGTGACGAATAGCTTTCTCTTCACATTTAGACATCTGTGGAAGAACATGGGGAAAATTTTGAAAATGCCATTCTTTAGAAGCAAATAATTTATGCAACGTGATTATCAGAAAGTTTCTTTGCTGCCGAGAAATGGTCAATTGAAGTTCTTCTTGTCTGTATACGAATTTATTAGATAATTAGTGAATGTAATTTCATTAATTAGCTCTGGATAGAAGGGATGTTATTTTAGAAACTGTAAAGGTGTTCCAGTATTCTTCAATCTCTATAAATATCATTGGTATTTGGATTTGATGATAATTACCCTGGAGATTCTGGTTCCCACTCCCTGTGTTTATTACTAATTCATtactattctctctctgcagagccTATCTATGTGCCGTTCCTCATTGTCGGCTCCATATTCATTGCTTTCATCATCCTGGGTTCTCTGGTGGCTGTTTATTGCTGTACGTGCCTTAGACCCAAACAACCAAATCCTCAGCCAATGCGTTTCTCAATGCAGAACCATCAGACAGAGACCATTCCCATGATCCCAACTTTTACCAATCTGAGGACGCCATCCAGGCACTCGAGCACCGCCACCAGTTCCAGCTCCACCGGAGGCTCCATTCACAGATTTTCCATTAGCAGAACGGAGTCAGGACACAGCTACCTGCCACCCTCTCCGCCGGCTTACACCTCCCCCGGGTGCCTGCAGGCCGCACCGACCCTGCACCTCAGCCAGGGCCAGCAGGGATTTCTGCTTCCCCAGCAATACTTCACCTACACGCTGCAGCCAGAGCCATTCACAACCAGCAAAAGTTTCAGCGATTTTACCCAGAACCGGCTGAAGACTCAAAGCCTATCAGCGCAGCACTCCGAACAAGTCATGTACAGTAATGCAGGTTTATAGAGAGAGCATTTTGCAAAGGGTCACATTTAATAACACATTTAATTAATCATTCTCCCCTTTGGAAAAGGTTGTTCTTCATTTCTATGGACGGGCGCACTCCCCAGTCAGCTGTGGGGAGGTCTCTGCTCAGCTCCCAGCCGAACAATAGATCCCCAGATTAGTGGGATAGCAAATACGGTTGGGCCTCCACTGCTGTACGCCGAGCTCATGGTTATTTGGAGTTGTGAACGCGATTATTTGGTCCAAATTTTCACATTTAACTTTTGCATGTTCTTTTTGACAAATAGTTGGCAGTTCACGTAATGAATATTCTTGTTCACAGTTATTGAAGTTAATAATATGATCCACTTCCCATTAGTTGCCACCGAAGTCATCTTCGAACCGTTGGCACATCATCTTGAATGTCCTGTCCATAGCAAGTGCCTTGTTCCTTCTGTGGCACCCTGATGTGGGAATTTACTTGCCGCAGATAACTGGAAACTATCAGAGTCACAGCCACCAGGCCGAAGGTGTGAAATATAAATCTAACCCGAGTCATGAAAGCTAAAtatttataaacacacacatatagtTTCTAAACGGTGTAAAATGACAGTCTTTAGTGTGTGCAAGTTCAGCTTGTTTGTAATTGAAGTAGCAGCGCTCAATGGGAATAAATATTTGTCACAGGATAAACAACAGAAGCTGAAATAAACTGGGGACAGTCAACTCAAGGGAAAATTGATATTTTATTTAACTTACATTTTCTTACATTACTTACATTTTCCACTATTGAATGCCTTATCTAAATATTGagaatttaaaatattaatttatagAGGAAGGGTCTGCAGTTGATTATTCTTAATTCTGAACCATCTCTTACATATTTACAATACACCTAAATTACTAATTGTTTTAGTAATCATTTTTGCTATTTTTATTAAATGACTAAATGTATAGTGGAAATATTGCATAGGAATATTTTATGAAATGTTTATTCCAAAGTTATGAATGTTAACTTAAAAGGTCTGAAATTAAAATTGTTTTAATAAAACATATTGTACTGTAAAGTTCCTTCTCTTTGATATATGCTGGTTTTATTTTATGCACAAGACAAGTTAAGAGGTACAACAAAAATTTCAGACTTCTTCTGATCTTGAACTCCAGATTCCTTAAACTACCAACGGTTCAGTGTCAGTGCCCAGGGGTAAAATGTGTCCTTCCTAATTCAGCATAGGTGGGTTCAGTTCCCCTGTGCAGGAATAAGGAGTCCAGACTGAAATAGTTAACAGAGAGTTTGCTATCTTCTCACTTCAGAAAATATTTTGTTTGAAATGATCTTAACCTATTCAACGCTGGTAGGGGTGAGAAGTCCCCTCTGATTAAGCACACCTTATGCCTGACATATtggctagagtcatagagttttacagcatggaaagaggcccttcagcttcTGCcacccatcaaacacctatctattctaatcccattttccagcacttcttcTGTAGCCTtatatgttatgacatttcaagagctcatctaaatacttcttaaatgttgtgagggtttccgcctctaccatcctttcatgcagtgagtcccagactcccaccaccctgtaAGGATTTTCCTtacatctcctataaacctcctgctccttaaattaaatctatgccccttggttattgacccctctgctaaggggaaatgttccttcctatccatcctatctatgtccctataattttacacacctcaatcaggtcccctctcagtcttctctgcaccaaggaaaacaagcccagcctatccaatctctcttgatAGTTAAAACACCCCagctcaggcaacatcctcgtgaatttcctctgcaccttctctatagtgtggtgaccagaactgcaccgtagcctaaccagtgttttatacagcttcaacataacctccctgctcttatattcaatgcctcggttaataaagacaagtatcccaAATGTCTTCTCCTAGACCATACCAATTTACAGACATACAGCTTGATCTACAAGCTCGTTGGACCCCCTCAGTATACAGGAcacctgattttttaaaaagttaatacaAAAATACCATAGTTACAGCATGGTCATTCACGTACACACATCAGAACCATCAGTCTGGCATTTCTTTTTCCAGAATCTGTCAATTTCAAAGAACTTAGGCTCAGTATTCATAAG includes:
- the shisa3 gene encoding protein shisa-3 homolog; this translates as MLAMLPCLVLGFFTCNVGVCSAQGEFCHGWIDNAGKWHEGFHCPEDYDTVDATTCCGSCSLRYCCAAAEARLDQGICTNDREQQTPNYSAQPIYVPFLIVGSIFIAFIILGSLVAVYCCTCLRPKQPNPQPMRFSMQNHQTETIPMIPTFTNLRTPSRHSSTATSSSSTGGSIHRFSISRTESGHSYLPPSPPAYTSPGCLQAAPTLHLSQGQQGFLLPQQYFTYTLQPEPFTTSKSFSDFTQNRLKTQSLSAQHSEQVMYSNAGL